Proteins co-encoded in one Medicago truncatula cultivar Jemalong A17 chromosome 8, MtrunA17r5.0-ANR, whole genome shotgun sequence genomic window:
- the LOC25501148 gene encoding MLP-like protein 28, whose amino-acid sequence MVLAGKLITELGIKTPGEKFFQLFATQLHEVQNVVERCHHTKLHEGEDWHHSDSVKHWTYVMDGKVHTCNEQVEEVDEQNKKITFKLFGGDIENYKVFKLILEVLNKADGSSAVRWTIDYEKNNEEVETPNGWMDYLSKGTRDIDGHLVKGEKVDGL is encoded by the exons ATGGTGCTTGCTGGTAAACTTATCACTGAACTTGGGATCAAAACACCCGGTGAGAAGTTCTTCCAACTATTTGCAACTCAACTTCACGAAGTGCAAAACGTTGTTGAAAGATGTCATCATACCAAGCTTCATGAAGGTGAAGATTGGCATCACAGTGATTCGGTTAAACACTGGACTTATGTCATGG ATGGCAAGGTACACACATGCAATGAGCAggttgaagaagttgatgagcagaacaaaaaaatcactttcaAGCTGTTTGGTGGAGATATTGAAAACTACAAGGTCTTTAAGCTCATCTTAGAAGTGCTTAACAAGGCAGATGGAAGTTCTGCTGTTAGATGGACTATTGATTATGAGAAGAACAATGAGGAAGTTGAGACTCCAAATGGCTGGATGGACTACCTTAGCAAAGGGACCAGAGATATTGATGGTCATCTTGTTAAGGGGGAAAAAGTAGATGGACTATAA